ACCCCGGCGACGTGCTCGGGCGCGCCCTGCGCCTCGACCGTCACCTGGTCCACCACCAGGCTCCGACTCGCGAGGTCCGCGGACCATATCGAGCGCCCCGAGCCCCAGTGCCCCTGCGCGAGCCGCTGGATGCCGCGCCGGCGCAGCGGCCGGAAGTCGCGGACGAAGACCCCGGCACCCTTGCGGGCCTCCGCGATGCCCTCGCTCTGCAGCACCCCCAGCGCCTGACGCGCCGTCATGCGGGCCACGCCGTACGTCTCCATCAGATCGTTCTCGCCGGGCAGCCGGTCACCGGGGCGGTACTCACCGGACTCCACGGACGACTTGAGCGCGTTGGCGATCCGCTGGTACTTCGGCTGCCTGTCGCCACTGCTGTTGGCCATCGGCTCTCCCTCTTCCTCTCTAGACAGCTTACGACCGGGCCCCGCCCGGGACGAGGCGGCGGAGCCCATTGACATGTCTAGAGAGGCGGTGGTTCTCTAGAGAGGAACCGTTGTCAGCCACCGACCACCGCCCGCGCCGCCGACGGCGCCGCGCCCGGCGGATCCGAGGAGAACCGGCACGCAGCACGGCGAGGGAGCATCCAGTGAGCATCTTCAGAAGCGCCGACCGGCCGCACCGGCCCCGGGTGGGCGAACTCGTACGCGATCGGCGCACCGGACGCGACGGCGTCCACATGGCCACCGAGGGCGGCCTGCTCTACCTCCGGCCCGCGGGCGGAGGCGTGGAGTGGACGGCACGCCCCGAGGACGTCGGACCGGTACCGGAGGGCGAGCCGGGCGGGGAGCCGGGCGACTGGCCCGCCCCCAGGGGCCGGGCCGCCACGACCCCTCCGGCGCGGGCCGCCTGACCTGCCGACAGGACGGACGAGCCGACGAGCCGACGGCCGAACGCCCCGGGTCACCATCTGTGACCCGGGGCGTCCGGAGGGCTCGGGTGCGGCGTCATGCCACGACCGCTAGGGGTGGTTGGTGATGGCACCCAGCGGCTCGAAGGGCGCCGCCGGCTTGCCGTCGGCCAGGATCTCCGGGCCGGCCTCCGGATCCGCCCCGACCAGGCCGTCGAGGCCGGTGGGGAGCACGCCCTCGGCCGACGGGACGTACTCGGCGGTCTGCGGTGCGATCGGCAGGGCGGCCTCGGCCGGGGTGGCCGTCGTCTCTGCGGACGTGGTGTCGTTGTTGGCCATGAGCGGGCCGCCTTTCGGGTCATCGGATCGTTTCCGGCCCGGCCCGATCGGCCGGGGCACCGGCCAGTATCGTAGGGGTCGTTAAATGTCCTATAAACATCGTGCCGTTGGTGCGCTCCTCCACCGCTTCCGTCCCTCCGCCTAAGCTGTCGCTCTTACGGCGGACCGTCGAGCTCGCTGCGTGGGGAGCCCGCCACAGGCCATCGGGGGAATTCATGGAGCTTCGGGAAACGCCGCACCCCTCTGCGCTGCGCTTCCAGGTGCTCGGTCCGGTGCAGGCCTGGCGCGGTGAGCAGGCCCTCTCCCTCGGCTCCCCCCAGCAACAGGCCGTGCTCACCTCCCTGCTGCTGCGCCGGGGCAGGCCGGTGACCACCCAGGACCTCGTCGACGGCCTCTGGGGGGAGCGCCCGCCGCCGCAGGCCGTCGCGGCCCTGCGCACGTACGTCTCCCGGCTGCGCACCGTCATCGAGCCGAACCGGGAGACCCGGGCCCCCGCCGAGCTCCTGGTCTCGGTCAGTGACGGGTACGCGCTGCGCGTCTCGCCCGAGGCACTGGACCTCTCCGTGTTCGACTCGGCAGTCGCCGACGCGGCCACGGCGGCGGCGACCGGCAGTCCGCACGACGCACACCGGCTGCTGGCCTCCGCGCTCGCACTCTGGCGCGGCCGCCCGCTCGCCGGCGTGCCCGGACCCTACGCCGACTCCCAGCGGCTGCGCCTGGAGGAACTGCAGGTCACCACCTGGGAGGAGCGCTGCGCGGCCGCCCTCGACATCGGGCTGCACGCCGAGGTGGTGGCCGAGCTGAGCTCGCTCACCTCCGAGCACCCGCTGCGCGAGCGGCTGCGTGAACTGCTGATGCTCGCGCTGTACCGCTGCGGCCGGCAGGCCGAGTCCCTCGGCCTCTACGCGGACACCCGCAAACTCCTGATCAACGAGCTCGGCGTGGAGCCCGGCGCCGGCCTCGCCGCGATGCACGCGCGGATCCTCGGCGCGGACCCGACCCTGATGCAGGCACTGCCCGCGGAACCGGCGGCCGGCGGCCGCGAGGAGTCGCCGGCGTTCACCCCGCCCGCCCAACTCCCGGCCGACGTGTCCGACTTCAGCGGCCGGACCGAGCTGGTCGGCGAACTCCGGGAGGTGTTGCGCAGCGCCGCCGGCCAGGCGGTGCTGGTCACCTCGCTGGCCGGTATCGGCGGCGTCGGCAAGACCACCCTGGCCGTGCACGTCGCCCACAGCGTCCGCGGCGAGTTCCCCGACGGGCAGCTGTACGTGGACCTGCGCGGCGCCGGCGCGATGCCCGCCGACCCGGCCGTGGTGCTGGGCGACTTCCTGCACGCCCTCGGCGTCAGCGAGGCCCCGGACTCGCTGGAGCAGCGGGCCGCCCTCTACCGCTCGCTGCTGGCGAACCGCCGGATGCTGATCCTGCTCGACAACGCCCAGGACGCCGGTCAGTTGATGCCGCTGATCCCCGGCGTCTCCGGCTGCGCGGTGCTGGCCACCAGCCGCTCCCGGCTGGCCGGGATCCCCGGCGCCCACCTGGTCGACGTGGAGGAGCTGACCACCGACGAGGCCCTGGCACTGTTCTCGGCCATCATCGGCGAGGACCGGGCCAGGGCCGAGCCGGAGGCCTCGCTCGCCGTGGTGACCGCCTGCGGCTTCCTGCCGCTCGCGGTCCGGATCGCGGCCGCCCGGCTGGCCGGCCGGCCGCGCTGGAGCGTCTCCGACCTGGCCCGTCGGTTAGCGGACCAACGGCGCCGACTCGCCGAACTCCAGCTGGGCAACCTGGCGGTGGAGACCACCATCGGGCTCGGCTACGGGCAGCTCCAGCCCGCGGAGGCCCGGGCGTTCCGGCTGCTGTCCCTGGTCGACTCGCCCGACCTGCCGCTGAGCGCGGTCGCGGCGCTGCTCGGTCTCGACGACGACCGCGCCGAGGAGCTGGCCGAGTCCCTGGTCGAGGCCAACATGCTGGAGTGCTACAGCCCCGGCCGCTACCGCTACCACGACCTGCTCCGGCTCTACGCCCAGCGCCAGAACGAGAAGCTCCAGGCGGTGGCGGAGCAGGAGTCGGCCCTGCGCCGGCTGTTGGAGCTGCTACTCGCCACCCTGCTCAACGCCGCCGCCGCCATCGAACCCGACGACCTGCTGCCCGAGCCGCTGAACGCGCTGCCGCCCGTCGGGCTCGGCTTCGTCAGCGGAGCCGGGGCGCGGAACTGGATGCGGTCCGAGATGGCGCTGCTGCTGAGCGGCGTCGAGGCGGCCGTCCAGGGCCCGTCCGAACTGCTGCGGCCCGCCGTGGACCTGATGATCGTGCTGAACAGCATGATCGAGGACCCCACCCACGGCCAGCGCATCCGCCGCATCCTGGACACCGCCGACACCAGCGCGCGGTCGCACCACGACACCGCCGTACTGGCCCGGGTCCGTTACGTCCAGGGCTTCCTGCAGCACGTCACCAGCGAGTTCCAGAGCGCGGAGGTCTCACTGCGGGAGAGCCTGCGGCTGCAGGGCGAGCAGGACGTGACCATGCTGCGCTCCATGGTGGCCAACCTGCTGGGCATCATGCTGAACATCGCGCACCGCCCCGCCGAGGCCCTGCCGTTCTTCGAGCAGTCCCTGGCGATCAGCCGCGTCATCGGGGTGCCCAGCAGCGAGGCACGCCTGCTCGGCAACATCGCCCGCGCCCAACTGGACGTCGGACGGACCGGGTCGGCCGTCCTGTCGGTGCGCGAGGCGGTGGCCACCGCCCGGCGGGCCGGCGGCGGGCCCTGCCTGGCCGACACGCTCTACCAGCTCGGCGTCATCCTGGTGTCGACCGGGGACACCGGCGGTGCCACCACCCACCTGCGCGAGGCCCACCAGCTCTACCAGGCACAGCAGAACCGGCTCTGGGAGGCCTACACCCTGGCCAGGCTCGCGGCCGGGCTGCTGGTGAACGGCCAGCTGGCCGAGGCCGCCGAGGCCGCCGACGAGTCGCTGGCCATCGCCAGGGAGCTGGACGCGGCCTACTGCCAGGGCATGGCCAACGCCGCGCTCGGCGAGGCCCTCCTGCAACTGGCCCAGCCCGCACGCGCCCTGGCCTGCCTGCAGGAGGCGTACGCGATCTTCACCCGGCTCGGTGTGCCAGAGGCCTCCCCCGTGCTGGACCTCATCTCCCGACAGCAGCGACACACCGAGCCTTCCACTCCCCCCGCGCCGTAGCCCCCCCCCCGTCCCCCGACCGGAGGGCGATCCCCCCGGGAGGCGCCCGGTGCCCCCGCAGCCCCCCGGCTGCGGGATCACCAGCGACGCTTCCCCGGCGCTGGTCCCCACTGTGCACCGGGCCGATTGACGTTCGATAAACGCCGAGCCCTCGGCGGAATCCGCAGGTCGCCGCAGGTGGTCCGGCGCGCCATGCGGCGTGCGCCACCGGTGCGCACCACCCCGGGGAGCTCCGGCGCGCCGCCGCGCCCGGCCCGTATTCGGTGCGATGGGCGCGAGTTGGCCAAAAAGGGACCCCACGACCCAGTGATCACGCATATTCTCGGAGATCAGCGCACACCGCAGCCGTCGGCGCGGACGGCGGGCGATGCGGGCGGCGGGCGATCCGGACAGCGGTGGAGCACCAGGACTTCAACACGGAGTGACGCGGTGACACGGGGAGCGTGACAGACCGCCACCGGCAGGAGGCCGGCGAGGACGTACGGTGCCGGCGCCCTGCCTCGTACCGCCGACCGGCGGCCAGGGTGGAAGGGTGCCTCTCAATCGTGACGACCGGACAGATCTCCGATCCTCCACCCGCCGCCGGCGTGGCCGGCCCGGGTGCCCGTGCGAGCCGCCCCGCCGCCGCGCGGGCCGCCGAGTCCTCCGCCCGCGCCCGGGGCGAGGCCGCCGAGTCCTCCGCCCGCGCCCGGGGCGAGGCCGCCGCGCTCCTTCGCCGCCGCAGCGAACGCGCCCTGCAGGCCGTCGCGTTCGACTCGATCGGCACCGACTACGGTGAGGCCTTCCCGGCGAAGGGCGGCCAGCTGGCCTGCGGCGAGTGGCTGCTCGGCGAGCTGGAGCCCGGCGCCGAAGTGCTGGACGTGGGCTGCGGGACGGGTGAGCCGACCGTCCGCCGGCTCACCGACGGCGGTCTGGCCGTCACCGGTGTCGACCTGTCCGACGGGATGCTGGAGCTGGCCCGCCGCGCCGTGCCGCAGGCCGTCCACCACCGGATCGACATGTACGACCTGGCGACCGACCGGGCCACCGACGCCTGGGGTCTGCCCGGGCTCGGCCCGCGGGCGGCCGGCCGGTTCGCCGCCGCGACCGCGTTCTTCTCCCTCATCCTGCTCCCGCAGGACGAGATCCCGACCGTGCTGGCCCGGATCCGGTGCCTGCTGCGCCCCGGCGGCCTGCTGGCGCTGGGCATGGTGGAGGCGGATCTGGACCACGTCGCGCTGCCCTTCCTCGGCACCACCCTGCGGATCAGCGGCTATCTGCGGGAGGATCTGGAACACGTGCTGGTGGAGGCGGGGTTCACCGTCGAGGAGCAGTTCGGGCTGCCGTACGCACCGGCCAGGACCGCCCTGCCCCCGGAGGAGCAGCTGTTCCTGTGCTGTCGGCGCTCGGACTGAGCGTCAACGGCCCGGGCCCCCGACCGAGCCGGTACGAACCGAGTCCGTACGATTCCAGCCAGTCGAAGCCGGCCGGCCGGAGCCAGACCCAAGCCCGGGCGGCCGCTGCCGGCGCCGCCCGGACACCGACCCCGACTCCCAGGACAGGCAGCCGTGCGCGACCAGCTCACCCCCGAGGCCGGGCGGCCGCCCGCCGTGCCGTCGCAGCGGCGCCCCTCGCCGGGCCACGGCCCCGAGGAGTCCTGCGCCGGCGAGATCCCGGAGGAGCCCGCCGGGGATCCGGGCCGGGATCCGGGCGGGGTCGCCGAGCGGCTCGCCTACCTGGACGCCGCGACCCGGCGGATCAACTCCGCGCTGGACCTCGCCGCGACGCTGCGCAACCTCTGCCGGGTCCTGGCCCCCGCGATGGCCGACGCCGCCGTCGTGCACCTGCGCGAGCCGTTGCCGAACGTCGAGCGCGACCCGGGCTGCCCCACCGCGCTGCGGGTCCACCACAGCCACGGCACCAGGATCGGCGGCCGCTCCGTCGACGGCCCCGTCACGCCCGTGCGGCCCGGTGGCGCGCTGGCCCGCGCGCTGCTGCGCCGGGAGCGGGCCCAGCCCGCCGTCCTCGGCCGCCCCGACGACGCCCGGGTCCGCGCGCTGCTGCGTGAGCTGTACGGCCCCCGTACGCTCGGCCGGCTCGCCGCCGGTACCTCCGTGCTCGCCCTGCCGCTGCGGGGGCGCAAAGCGGTTCTCGGTCTGCTGCTGCTGATCCGCCGGCCCGGCCGCACGGCCACCGGTCCGGGCCCGGAGGGCGACGCCGACGGCGGGTTCGCCGGCGGGTTCGACCTCGCCGACACCGCGACCGCCTCCCATCTGGCCACCCAGGCCGGTCTGGCGGTCGACACCGCGCTGCGCTACACCCACGAGCGGGAGATCGCCGACCAGTTGCAGCGCAGCATGCTGCCGACCCACCTCCCGCAGCCGCACGGGGTCCGGCTGGCGCACCGCTACCTGCCCGGCGAGCGGGGCGCGCAGGTCGGCGGCGACTGGTACGACGCGGTACCGCTGCCGGGCAACCGGGTGGCCCTGATCGTCGGCGACGTGATGGGGCACTCGCTCACCTCGGCCGCGATCATGGGCCAGCTGCGGACCAGCGCCCAGACACTGGCCGCCCTCGACCTGCCCCCGCACGAGGTGCTCTACCACCTCGACGAGCAGGCCCAGCGCCTGGGCCGCGAGCAGCACCTGGCCACCTGCGTGTACGCGGTCTACGACCCGATCGCGAACCGGGTGGTGCTCGCCAACGCCGGGCACGTGCCGCCCGTGATGGTCCGGCCGGACGGCCGCGCCGAGCTGCTCGACCTGCCCTCGGGCGCGCCGATCGGGGTCGGCGGGGTGGACTTCCACTCCGTCGAGCTGCCCGCCCCGCCCGGCTCGGCGCTGCTGCTGTTCACCGACGGCCTGGTGGAGACCCGGCGCCGGCCGATCGGCACCGGCCTGGAGCTGCTCCGGGCCCGGCTCGCCACCTCCCACCGCCACTCCCCCGAGCACATGTGCCAGGACGCGCTGCGGATCCTCCCGCCCGGCGACCGGGGCGACGACATCGCGCTGCTGGCCGCCTCCTTCGACGGCATCCCCGCCGAGGACGTCGCCCACTGGTACCTGCAGCCGCGGCACGAGACGCCCGGCCGCGCGCGCCGGCTGGCCGCCCACACGCTGCGCCGCTGGGGCCTGGAACACCTCACCGAGACCACCGAGCTGATGGTCAGCGAGCTGGTCACCAACGCCGTCCAGCACGCCACCCGGCCGGTCACCCTCAGCCTGGTCCGCACCTCGCGGCTGCGCTGCGAGGTCGGCGACGACAGTCCCCTGCTCCCCCGCCGGCGCCGGGCCACGCCGGACGAGGAACGCGGCCGGGGCCTGCAGATAGTCGCCAGGCTGGCGGATCGCTGGGGCGCCACCCGACTGGGCACCGGCAAGGTGGTCTGGTTCGAGCAGCGACTGCCCTGAGCCGGGGCGCACTGAGCAGGGGTGGCCTGAGCCGAGGCGCACTGAGCCGGGGTGGCCTGAGCCGGGGCGCACTGAGCAGGGGTGGCCTGAGCCGAGGCGCCCTGAGCCGGGGTGGCCGGCTCCGGGCGGCGGCCGCCCCGAGCCGGTCCGACGGCTCGCGCCGGGCACCGGCCGTCGGCGGGGCGGGGGCGCCGCTCACCCGGTGGCGGCCCCGCTCACTCCACGATCCGGACCGGAAGGTGTCGCAGCGCCTCCCGCAGCGAGCCGGCGAAGCGGTCGTACTCCGCGCTGCGCGCGGAGCCGGGCCGGGTGGCCAGGCCGATCCGGCGGCCCGGAGCGGGCGTCGCGAAGCGGACGGCGGCCAGCCGGTCGCTGCGGCCGGCCTCGACGTCCAGGGCGGTGGCCGGCAGCAGGGTGACGCCGAGACCGCCGGCGACCAGTTGGACGAGGGTGGAGAGCCCGGCGGCCCGGGTGCTGCCGACGGCCTGGTCGTTGCCCACCTCGCGGCAGATGTCCAGCGCCTGGTCGCGCAGGCAGTGGCCCTCCTCCAGCAGCAGGACGTCCAGGTCGAGCAGGACGTCGCGCGGCACGTCGATCCGGCCGGCCAGCCGGTGGTCGGGCGGGGTGACCAGGACGAAGTCCTCGTCGAACAGCGGGAGGTCGCGGGTGGGCGAGCCGCCGCCGGTGGGGAGGGCGAGCAGCAGGACGTCCAGGCGGCCGCCCGCCAGGCCGTCCAGCAGCGACGGTGTGCGCTCCTCGTGGACGTGCAGTTCCAGGTCCGGGTAGCTGTGGCGGACCAGCCGCAGCACGGCCGGCAGCAGGTAGGGCGCGACGGTGGGGATGACGCCGAGGTGCAGTGGCCCGGTGAACGGGCGGCGGGCCGCCTCGACCTCCTCGGTGAGGGCGTGCAGCGAGGAGAGCACCCGGCGCGCGTGATCGAGCACGCGCTCCCCCAGGGGGGTGATGATGACCTTGCGCGTCGTACGCTCGACCAACTGCGTGCCCAGCGCGTCCTCCAGCGCCGCGACCGCTCCGGACAGGGCCGGCTGGCTGGTTCCGGTGGCAGCGGCGGCGTCCCGGAAGTGCCGGTGCTCGGCGACCGCCACGAAGGCTCTGAGCTGCGCAACGGTCGGCGTGCGGGGCCCGCGCTGGGAGCCGGCCGCTGTGCCGTTCGCCACAGCGCCGTCCGGTTTGCGCGGTCGTTCCCGGCGGGGCTTGGGCTGCTGGGTATTGATAGCTCTCTCCGATCAGACACATCGAGTCTAGCTATTTCTGTGATCAGTAGCCGGTGTGGCACGGTGGATCACGTCCGGAAACTGTCGAATCATAGGCAATACGGACGTCAGCCCTCACATCTCAAACCCAGGAGAAGCGAACGTGCTCACGATCGGTGACAAGTTCCCCGAGTTCGAACTCAACGCCTGTGTCGACCTCGACGCCGCGAACGCGTTCGCCGAGATCAACCACAAGTCCTACGAGGGCAAGTGGAAGATCGTGTTCTTCTGGCCGATGGACTTCACCTTCGTCTGTCCGACCGAGATCGCCGCGTTCGGCAAGCTCAACGAGGAGTTCGCCGACCGCGACGCCCAGATCCTCGGCGTCTCCGGCGACTCGGAGTTCGTCCACCACGCCTGGCGCAAGGACCACAAGGACCTGCGCGACCTGCCCTTCCCGATGCTGGCCGACATCAAGCACGAGCTGATGCAGGCGTGCGGCGTCGAGGGCGCGGACGGCACCGCCCAGCGCGCGGTGTTCATCGTGGACCCGAACAACGAGATCCAGTTCGTCATGGTGACCGCGGGTTCGGTCGGCCGTAACCCCAAGGAGGTCCTGCGGGTGCTCGACGCCCTGCAGACCGACGAGCTCTGCCCGTGCAACTGGACCAAGGGCGAGGCCACCCTGGACGCCGACCAGCTCCTGGCGGGCTGACCGATGGCGCTGGACGACCTGAAGGCCGCTCTTCCGGAGTACGCCAAGGACCTCAAGCTCAACCTGAGCGCGGTCATCGGCAACTCCGACCTCCCGGCCCAGCAGCTCTGGGGCACCGTCCTCGCCTGCGCGATGGCCACCCGCAGCCCCTCGGTGCTGCGCGGGCTGGAGCCCGAGGCCCGTGAGCACCTCACCCCCGAGGCGTACAACGCCGCCAAGGGTGCGGCCGCGATCATGGGGATGAACAACGTCTACTACCGGACGCTGCACCTGCTCTCCGACAAGGAGTACAGCAGCATGCGGGCCGGCCTGCGGATGAACATCATCGGCACCCCGGGCGTCGAGAAGGCCGACTTCGAGCTCTGGTGCTTCGCGGTCTCCGCGATCAACGGCTGCGGCCAGTGCCTCGACTCGCACGAGGCCGTGCTCCGCAAGGCGGGTGTCGACCGCGAGGTCATCCAGGCCTCCGCGAAGATCGCCGCGGTCGTCCAGGCCGTCGCCGCGACCCTCGACTCCGAGGCCGTTCTCGCGGGCGTCGACGCCTGACGCGAACCGTCGCACGCCTGCCCGAGGGCCCCGCCGGACCACCGGCGGGGCCCTCGGCGCGT
The sequence above is drawn from the Kitasatospora sp. NBC_00315 genome and encodes:
- a CDS encoding GntR family transcriptional regulator, which produces MANSSGDRQPKYQRIANALKSSVESGEYRPGDRLPGENDLMETYGVARMTARQALGVLQSEGIAEARKGAGVFVRDFRPLRRRGIQRLAQGHWGSGRSIWSADLASRSLVVDQVTVEAQGAPEHVAGVLGVKPGAEMCVRHRRFVLDGKPVLISTSYLPAGLVAGTAITREDTGPGGTYARLAEIGAKPVHFREEIRSRMPAAEEAARLELPAGTPVILICRTAFAEEGQPVEVNEMVLDAASYVLEYDFDA
- a CDS encoding BTAD domain-containing putative transcriptional regulator yields the protein MELRETPHPSALRFQVLGPVQAWRGEQALSLGSPQQQAVLTSLLLRRGRPVTTQDLVDGLWGERPPPQAVAALRTYVSRLRTVIEPNRETRAPAELLVSVSDGYALRVSPEALDLSVFDSAVADAATAAATGSPHDAHRLLASALALWRGRPLAGVPGPYADSQRLRLEELQVTTWEERCAAALDIGLHAEVVAELSSLTSEHPLRERLRELLMLALYRCGRQAESLGLYADTRKLLINELGVEPGAGLAAMHARILGADPTLMQALPAEPAAGGREESPAFTPPAQLPADVSDFSGRTELVGELREVLRSAAGQAVLVTSLAGIGGVGKTTLAVHVAHSVRGEFPDGQLYVDLRGAGAMPADPAVVLGDFLHALGVSEAPDSLEQRAALYRSLLANRRMLILLDNAQDAGQLMPLIPGVSGCAVLATSRSRLAGIPGAHLVDVEELTTDEALALFSAIIGEDRARAEPEASLAVVTACGFLPLAVRIAAARLAGRPRWSVSDLARRLADQRRRLAELQLGNLAVETTIGLGYGQLQPAEARAFRLLSLVDSPDLPLSAVAALLGLDDDRAEELAESLVEANMLECYSPGRYRYHDLLRLYAQRQNEKLQAVAEQESALRRLLELLLATLLNAAAAIEPDDLLPEPLNALPPVGLGFVSGAGARNWMRSEMALLLSGVEAAVQGPSELLRPAVDLMIVLNSMIEDPTHGQRIRRILDTADTSARSHHDTAVLARVRYVQGFLQHVTSEFQSAEVSLRESLRLQGEQDVTMLRSMVANLLGIMLNIAHRPAEALPFFEQSLAISRVIGVPSSEARLLGNIARAQLDVGRTGSAVLSVREAVATARRAGGGPCLADTLYQLGVILVSTGDTGGATTHLREAHQLYQAQQNRLWEAYTLARLAAGLLVNGQLAEAAEAADESLAIARELDAAYCQGMANAALGEALLQLAQPARALACLQEAYAIFTRLGVPEASPVLDLISRQQRHTEPSTPPAP
- a CDS encoding trans-aconitate 2-methyltransferase produces the protein MTTGQISDPPPAAGVAGPGARASRPAAARAAESSARARGEAAESSARARGEAAALLRRRSERALQAVAFDSIGTDYGEAFPAKGGQLACGEWLLGELEPGAEVLDVGCGTGEPTVRRLTDGGLAVTGVDLSDGMLELARRAVPQAVHHRIDMYDLATDRATDAWGLPGLGPRAAGRFAAATAFFSLILLPQDEIPTVLARIRCLLRPGGLLALGMVEADLDHVALPFLGTTLRISGYLREDLEHVLVEAGFTVEEQFGLPYAPARTALPPEEQLFLCCRRSD
- a CDS encoding SpoIIE family protein phosphatase, with the translated sequence MRDQLTPEAGRPPAVPSQRRPSPGHGPEESCAGEIPEEPAGDPGRDPGGVAERLAYLDAATRRINSALDLAATLRNLCRVLAPAMADAAVVHLREPLPNVERDPGCPTALRVHHSHGTRIGGRSVDGPVTPVRPGGALARALLRRERAQPAVLGRPDDARVRALLRELYGPRTLGRLAAGTSVLALPLRGRKAVLGLLLLIRRPGRTATGPGPEGDADGGFAGGFDLADTATASHLATQAGLAVDTALRYTHEREIADQLQRSMLPTHLPQPHGVRLAHRYLPGERGAQVGGDWYDAVPLPGNRVALIVGDVMGHSLTSAAIMGQLRTSAQTLAALDLPPHEVLYHLDEQAQRLGREQHLATCVYAVYDPIANRVVLANAGHVPPVMVRPDGRAELLDLPSGAPIGVGGVDFHSVELPAPPGSALLLFTDGLVETRRRPIGTGLELLRARLATSHRHSPEHMCQDALRILPPGDRGDDIALLAASFDGIPAEDVAHWYLQPRHETPGRARRLAAHTLRRWGLEHLTETTELMVSELVTNAVQHATRPVTLSLVRTSRLRCEVGDDSPLLPRRRRATPDEERGRGLQIVARLADRWGATRLGTGKVVWFEQRLP
- a CDS encoding LysR substrate-binding domain-containing protein; the protein is MANGTAAGSQRGPRTPTVAQLRAFVAVAEHRHFRDAAAATGTSQPALSGAVAALEDALGTQLVERTTRKVIITPLGERVLDHARRVLSSLHALTEEVEAARRPFTGPLHLGVIPTVAPYLLPAVLRLVRHSYPDLELHVHEERTPSLLDGLAGGRLDVLLLALPTGGGSPTRDLPLFDEDFVLVTPPDHRLAGRIDVPRDVLLDLDVLLLEEGHCLRDQALDICREVGNDQAVGSTRAAGLSTLVQLVAGGLGVTLLPATALDVEAGRSDRLAAVRFATPAPGRRIGLATRPGSARSAEYDRFAGSLREALRHLPVRIVE
- a CDS encoding peroxiredoxin produces the protein MLTIGDKFPEFELNACVDLDAANAFAEINHKSYEGKWKIVFFWPMDFTFVCPTEIAAFGKLNEEFADRDAQILGVSGDSEFVHHAWRKDHKDLRDLPFPMLADIKHELMQACGVEGADGTAQRAVFIVDPNNEIQFVMVTAGSVGRNPKEVLRVLDALQTDELCPCNWTKGEATLDADQLLAG
- a CDS encoding alkyl hydroperoxide reductase; this translates as MALDDLKAALPEYAKDLKLNLSAVIGNSDLPAQQLWGTVLACAMATRSPSVLRGLEPEAREHLTPEAYNAAKGAAAIMGMNNVYYRTLHLLSDKEYSSMRAGLRMNIIGTPGVEKADFELWCFAVSAINGCGQCLDSHEAVLRKAGVDREVIQASAKIAAVVQAVAATLDSEAVLAGVDA